A region from the Triplophysa rosa linkage group LG4, Trosa_1v2, whole genome shotgun sequence genome encodes:
- the olfm2b gene encoding noelin-2b, translated as MEMSVAMLKIGAVLSTMIMITNWMSHKLPTLVGLRQDVARPGTSEKIISVLYPGEDDGWQVYGSVQGKCVCSIRSPVQSVCSGDPRYIHLRQTSDHVQNVSQYIEMLNSRTSQDLQQLRDSEMLLVTMETRLKTALNNAQSLTTKSLQELRWSMSEFRPLRLVLGRFRSDVSQFDSLREETSRLHDSLSILKEHFTLQYYHQLQHKASTLQHNLHTCSSRLGCGRLTGISAPVTVRSSGSRFGSWMMDSLIDSLDNRVWVMEGYFKGKRLVEFPSLSDFATGQNFIIHHLDQPWSGTGHVVYDGSLYYNKHNSNTLIRYQLSSGHILAQRDLDQAGFNNTFPYSWGGSSDIDLMADEAGLWAVYTTLPHGGNVVLSRLDPDTLQVMESWDTGFPKRSAGESFLICQTLYLTNSHLAGAKVHFSYHTSTSSYEYTDIPFHNQYSHISMLDYNPRMRALFTWNNGHQVIYDITLLHFIKTTKNNHRNISNVISK; from the exons ATGGAGATGAGTGTTGCCATGCTGAAGATTGGAGCCGTGTTGAGCACTATGATCATGATCACTAACTGGATGTCACACAAACTGCCAACACTGGTAGGACTTCGTCAAGACGTCGCTCGACCGGGAACATCTGAGAAAATCATCAGT gtgttGTATCCAGGTGAGGATGATGGTTGGCAGGTGTACGGCTCTGTTCAGGGGAAGTGTGTTTGTTCTATACGCTCACCCGTTCAGAGCGTTTGCAGCGGTGACCCGCGCTACATCCATCTGCGACAGACGTCTGATCAC gtGCAGAATGTTTCTCAGTATATTGAAATGTTAAACTCGCGGACATCTCAAGATCTTCAGCAACTACGAGACTCAGAGATGCTCCTCGTCACCATGGAGACCAGATTGAAAACAGCCCTTAATAATGCACAAAGTTTGACAACTAAGAGTCTGCAG gAGTTGAGATGGAGTATGTCTGAGTTTCGGCCGCTGCGGTTGGTGTTGGGTCGCTTCAGGTCAGATGTGAGTCAGTTTGACTCTCTGAGAGAAGAGACGAGCAGACTCCATGACTCTCTCTCCATCCTGAAGGAACACTTCACATTACAATACTATCATCAACTCCAACACAAAGCCTCAACACTTCAACACAATCTACACACCTGCTCCAGCCGactgg GTTGTGGCAGATTGACAGGTATCAGCGCTCCTGTCACTGTCAGATCTTCAGGGTCACGTTTTGGATCGTGGATGATGgacagtttgattgacagcttggACAACCGC gtGTGGGTGATGGAGGGTTATTTTAAAGGCAAGCGTCTGGTGGAGTTTCCGTCTCTCAGTGATTTTGCCACAGGACAGAACTTCATCATTCACCATCTTGATCAGCCGTGGTCCG gtacAGGTCATGTGGTGTATGACGGCTCTCTGTACtataacaaacacaacagtaaCACACTGATCCGCTATCAGCTGAGCTCCGGACACATTCTCGCTCAGCGTGATCTGGATCAGGCCGGATTCAACAACACGTTCCCGTACTCGTGGGGCGGATCGTCAGACATCGATCTGATGGCGGATGAGGCGGGACTGTGGGCGGTCTACACAACTCTTCCTCACGGAGGGAACGTGGTGCTCAGTCGTCTGGATCCCGACACGCTGCAGGTGATGGAGTCGTGGGACACGGGCTTTCCCAAACGCAGCGCCGGAGAATCCTTCCTCATCTGTCAGACTCTCTACCTGACCAACTCGCACCTGGCCGGCGCTAAAGTTCACTTCAGTTACCACACCAGCACGTCATCCTACGAGTACACCGACATCCCGTTTCACAACCAATACTCACACATCTCCATGCTGGACTACAACCCCCGCATGCGAGCGCTCTTCACCTGGAATAACGGACATCAGGTGATCTATGACATCACTCTCCTGCACTTCATCAAGACCACCAAAAACAACCACAGAAACATCAGCAACGTCATATCCAAATGA
- the akap8l gene encoding A-kinase anchor protein 8-like → MDRGYSSGFSGWSGSGGAGSSRGSSGYDLYGYKDSMSGGGGFGGGGYGGNDRMKRGLSGASLLSSSGSNADAVIAKINQRLDMLTQLEGGMKGSIRGDRFDQYESFDSRSASLAPRDLYRSSNFGYSDSRGDMMTQRGGVGFGVMGGGGGGGFDSAASAFGSAKMRPTRDAFSGSGWGAGQRSQRRGGGAGGRGFGRRQDSSVGGGSGRGGGQGHSPAGRGKLPSLLANRMYPDSGAFQSQDFTARNFGGAPRANRQRGRKRPLNRQQQTRPQRDGQKKRKQTLGAADEPESKMGKTDMAGAKAANEAAGGKRAQESEKTAPAESKTADGGESSAPSNQEESSQSKAKGKQTPSPSSKIRKRRGFFERSGVKVSAHRVAFACSVCKFRSFYSEDMATHLESKFHKDHFKFLAGQLSKPTTDFLQEYLNNKYKKTEQRVSQMENHSATICQVFREQDLTRDIGMEHFMKKVEAAHCAACDVFIPMQYPLIQKHLKSHDHNYNRKGMMEQSKRASLSVARSILNHKVIGKKLESYLKGENPFTGNQDDHDPEDSMMELSEADLTTESLNEVKLEEAEHAEEEAGPVEGEAGTAEEEGQPATEAVGNGEGHEEEQKMDMGEAGDEEGVEVGEEEEEEEVAEEEEEVATELNDIAGEATGDSAAAAE, encoded by the exons ATGGATCGCGGATATTCATCAG GGTTCTCTGGTTGGTCAGGATCTGGTGGCGCAGGATCTTCTAGAG GATCAAGCGGTTATGACCTGTACGGTTATAAGGACTCTATGTCCGGCGGAGGAGGGTTTGGAGGAGGCGGTTATGGAGGTAATGACCGGATGAAGAGGGGTTTGTCTGGAGCATCTCTGCTCTCCTCATCGGGGTCTAACGCAGATGCCGTCATTGCTAAAATCAACCAGCGTTTGGACATGCTGACGCAGCTGGAGGGGGGCATGAAGGGTTCCATTCGGGGTGACAG GTTTGACCAATACGAGTCTTTCGACTCGCGCTCCGCCTCCCTCGCCCCCCGAGATCTCTACAGATCCAGTAACTTCGGTTACAGTGACTCCCGGGGTGACATGATGACCCAGCGAGGAGGTGTGGGCTTTGGGGTCATGGGCGGAGGTGGCGGGGGCGGCTTTGACAGCGCTGCCTCTGCCTTTGGATCGGCCAAAATGCGTCCGACACGAGATGCCTTCTCGGGCTCCGGCTGGGGGGCGGGGCAGAGATCCCAGCGCAGGGGCGGAGGGGCCGGTGGGCGCGGCTTCGGCCGCAGGCAAGACTCCTCCGTAGGGGGAGGAAGCGGGCGAGGTGGAGGCCAGGGCCACTCCCCCGCGGGGCGAGGAAAGCTGCCCTCGCTCCTGGCCAATCGCATGTACCCCGACAGCGGGGCCTTCCAGTCCCAGGACTTCACTGCCAGGAACTTTGGAGGGGCCCCAAGGGCCAACCGACAGCGCGGCCGCAAGAGACCCCTCAACAGA CAGCAACAGACGAGACCTCAGCGTGACGGTCAGAAGAAGAGAAAACAGACTCTGGGAGCAGCGGACGAGCCCGAGTCAAAGATGGGCAAAACTGACATGGCGGGAGCCAAAGCAGCCAATG AGGCCGCAGGCGGGAAACGGGCGCAGGAATCTGAGAAGACCGCTCCTGCC GAATCTAAAACGGCTGACGGTGGAGAAAGTTCTG CTCCGTCCAATCAGGAAGAGAGTTCCCAGTCCAAAGCAAAGGGGAAACAGACTCCTTCCCCTTCGTCCAAAATCAGAAAGAGGAGGGGTTTCTTTGAGAGGTCAGGGGTCAAAGTCTCGGCTCACAG ggtggcgttcgcttgcTCCGTCTGTAAGTTCCGCTCGTTCTACAGCGAGGACATGGCCACCCATCTGGAGAGCAAATTCCACAAAGATCACTTCAAGTTTTTGGCCGGTCAGCTGTCAAAGCCCACCACTGACTTTCTGCAG gaGTATTTGAACAATAAGTATAAGAAGACTGAGCAGAGGGTCAGTCAGATGGAGAATCACAGCGCCACCATCTGTCAGGTGTTCAGAGAGCAGGACCTGACACGAG ATATTGGTATGGAGCACTTCATGAAGAAGGTGGAGGCGGCTCACTGTGCGGCGTGTGACGTCTTCATTCCCATGCAGTACCCGCTGATTCAGAAGCACCTTAAATCACATGACCACAACTATAACCGCAAG ggtaTGATGGAGCAGTCGAAGAGGGCCAGTCTGTCCGTAGCTCGCAGCATCCTCAATCACAAGGTCATTGGAAAGAAACTGGAGAGCTACCTGAAG GGTGAAAACCCGTTCACTGGTAACCAGGATGACCATGACCCAGAGGATTCGATGATGGAGTTGTCAGAGGCTGACCTCACTACTGAAAGCCTGAATGAGGTGAAGCTGGAAGAGGCGGAACATGCAGAAGAAGAGGCGGGGCCTGTGGAGGGAGAGGCGGGGACTGCAGAGGAAGAGGGTCAGCCTGCAACCGAAGCTGTCGGGAATGGTGAGGGGCATGAGGAGGAACAGAAGATGGACATGGGTGAAGCAGGAGATGAGGAGGGTGTGGAGGTGggtgaggaggaggaagaggaagaggtggccgaggaggaggaagaggtggCCACTGAGCTCAATGACATCGCAGGAGAAGCGACCGGAGACTCTGCAGCCGCCGCTGAGTAA
- the mvb12a gene encoding multivesicular body subunit 12A: protein MSALEASSRPITAVAWASNTSTCPSHFSLINQTEDGGSANFSRGFGLKSGYYLCYSRDLSGGMVVADVQVISDKETIPHGYCYIPEYLEHKASVGKKKRICVRIVPVGSVTTAVLELKLTVKNKTMLQQYTCLGDMNGFVVWCLKGALSPPVPQAKPRRVSLDMRSLTLEGSGPPQPLKPSNPPTGPAKVSRRRATLETSKTLEGVCDSDNHSNIYGITAMDGVPFSLHPKFECQLNPQVSVSTLSDIRIKSVQDIENEYNYMFAVEELAAKRIHPLLTKS from the exons atGTCTGCGCTTGAGGCGTCCAGCAGACCCATCACTGCAGTGGCCTGGGCTTCCAACACCAGCACCTGTCCCAGTCATTTCTCTCTG atCAATCAAACTGAAGATGGAGGTTCAGCAAACTTCAGCAGAGGTTTTGGACTCAAGTCAGGATATTACCTGTGTTACAGCAGG GATCTTTCTGGAGGGATGGTCGTGGCAGATGTGCAGGTGATTTCAGATAAAGAGACGATTCCTCATGGTTATTGCTACATCCCAGAATATCTTGAGCACA aaGCGTCTGTTGGAAAGAAGAAGCGCATTTGTGTTCGAATTGTTCCTGTGGGCAGCGTAACGACAGCCGTTCTAGAGCTCAAACTGACGGTCAAGAACAAGACCATGCTGCAGCAGTACACCTGCCTGGG aGACATGAATGGGTTTGTGGTCTGGTGTTTGAAGGGCGCACTCTCTCCTCCAGTGCCGCAGGCTAAGCCTCGTAGAGTCAGTCTGGATATGCGTAGTCTCACGCTAGAAGGATCTGGACCTCCACAGCCGCTCAAACCCAG CAATCCTCCCACTGGCCCAGCAAAGGTCAGCCGTCGCCGCGCTACCCTAGAAACCAGCAAGACATTGGAGGGTGTGTGTGACAGCGATAACCATAGTAACATCTATGGTATAACAG CGATGGATGGAGTTCCATTCAGTCTTCACCCGAAGTTTGAGTGTCAGCTAAACCCACAG GTGTCTGTGAGCACATTGAGTGATATTCGTATTAAATCAGTGCAGGACATTGAGAATGAG TATAACTACATGTTTGCGGTGGAAGAACTGGCCGCCAAGAGAATTCACCCCTTGTTGACAAAATCCTGA